Genomic window (Phosphitispora fastidiosa):
CTCTCCCGTTTATTTGTCATTACAGCGCTTACCGGCAAAATACTATTACAAACCCTTTCACAAGCCTTAGACGCACAAAAGAGCAAAAATTCTTCACCTGAATCAAAAAATATTTTGTGCGGTTCTGCCACGACCCAATTTTGACAGGAATCGCCCGGATGCGCCAAGCTGCGTTGTAGGCTGCTGCATCATATGATATAATACTCAGGATAACATATACTACTGGACGGAGGATTCAGAATGCTCTGGTGGAAAGAACGCTCACTGACAGACAGGTTTGTGGTTACCCTGCTTTCCCTGCTGATGCTTTACCCCGGTATAGACTATATACTGCGCAGTGTTTTGCCCATCCCGGTTTTTGGCTCACTATGGGACGAGCTTACCCTGATTACCCTGTTGACACTACTTGGTCTTAAGCTTATTTTCAGTCCCCCGGAAAGGTCAACCGGGACTACCAGAGTGATGGGTCTCGTCATGGCAGCCGGCCTGGCTCTTTTAGCGCTAAATCTGACTGACCTGAAAATCAATATCGAAGGCTACCGGGCTATGTTCCAGTATATGCTGGTGTTTTTCACCGCCTTTTACCTGATACATAAAAACGAAGATGCCAAACTGCTGCTGACAGTTGCTGTCATTTTAGGGACGGTACTCGCTGTCCACGGCATCTGGCAGTACATTGTCGGCGTCCCCATGCCCGGTCGCTGGGTGGATGCCGGTGAAGCCGTGCGTACCAGGGCTTTTTCCATCATCAACAGCCCTAATGCCCTGGCAGGCCAAATGGCATTTCTGGCCCCAATCGCTCTGGGACTGGCAGCATCGGAAAAAACCTGGCCGAAAAGACTGTTGTGGCTGGCTGCTGCCGGTTTACTGGTGCTGTGCCTGCTGTTTACCGGGACCCGGGGGGCTTGGCTGGCTTTTGCCTTTGCACTGGCAGTAATCGGGGTTATTTTCGACCGGCGTCTGCTGGCTGCCGGGGTTGTAGCTGTAATTCTGATAGTTCTGTTCGTACCGGCTGTCAGTAACCGGATTTCTTACCTTTTTACTCCTGAATATATGTCCAAAAGCGCTGCCAGCGGCCGTATCAAAAGGTGGCTGGACGCTTATGACCAGATGACCCTTGAGCCCCTGTTCGGCACAGGCCTGGGACATTACGGCGGCGCTGTGGCTGACCGGGCTTTTGGGACCCCTTCGGTTGACAATTACTATATGAAAACCCTTGCCGAAACAGGGTTGGTCGGCCTGGGGCTGTTTCTCTGGCTGGTAGGCACAGTCCTGCACCAGGGTTATCGCGCCTGGCAGGCACTGGCTGATCCACGCTGGCGTTATGCCGCCGCTGGAATTTTTACCGGTCTCCTGGCAGTACTGTTTCACAGCGGGGTTGAGAACATATTTGAAATACCCTATTTGAGTACATATTTCTGGCTGGCGGCAGGCCTCCTGGCAGGAATGCCTTATAATGATGCCGAGGCAGGAGGTGCCGCCAATGAATAGACCGGCAAAATTTGCAGTCAATACCCTTATATACATAGTCTTTGCCGGTTACCTGTTTCTACTGTATGAATTATTGATTGTCCCGGCCATTCTTGACTGGTCTCTTTATGGTATCCTTCTCTCTCTCAGTATTGCCGGGCTGCTGGTCTACGCCCTGCCCCCTGCGCACCGCAGGAACCTGAGCGTTCTGGGCCTGACATTCCTGCTGATGGTCAGAGCCCTGGACAACATCTCATTCCTGGAATGGTATTTGAGGATACCGGGAGTGCTGGCCGTTTTTATCATCCTGGGTTTTACCAGCCGGGTCCTCGGCAGGATTGCACCCACCCGTTTTCTTATAGTGTTCCTGGTAGCCCTGGTTATCAATTTCAGCATCACCCTGGACGAGGTGCCTCTCTGGAGCGAATTCAGCATCAAGTGGCGCAGCCCTGTACTCTACCTGCAGGGCGGCACTGTCGACTACTTCCCGCTGCAGTCTGCTGACCTGAATGAAGATGGGATGGCAGAAATTATCACCCAGGGAAACCTAAAGGCTGTGGAAAAAGCACGCGAGAACCCCCTGGACAGAGATAAAGAAAACAAACTGCTGTGGAATGAGAATAATGAATATATGGTATTTGGCTGGAACGGGCGGACCTTTGACCAGTTGGAAAGCACCGGTTATTCACCAAAGCTTTTGGTCGGTGCCCTGCAGAGGGACTATATTAATTTCCCTTATTATACCACAGACTGGAGCCGGTCAGAAGAAACCCTGAAACAGAATCTCAATCCCCTCGCTGACCTGGACGACATTGTCAGCAAAACTATGCGTTTTGGAGATGCTCCTTTTTATAACCTGGCCCTCAGTCTGGATAGTACCCGAATGAGACAGGAAAGCTGGAACCGCCTGATAAACGGCATGGTTCAACAGCAGGAGGCGTCCCCAGCGAAGGATGTTCCAGTGTCATCAGTAAAGATCTCGGAACCTTTCGAACTCTCTGCTGAAATCACAAATTCACAATTGCAGGGAACTTTTGCCGGAGAACAATTCTCTGAGACCACAGAAGCTACCGCCATTCTCGGCGCCGGACGCCTGCTAAGTGGCATCTCCGCCCAGTTGGCAGTCCTGGGGACCAAACTCCAGATACTGAATGTCAGCCCTTCAGGTGAAATTAAACTAATTAACGAAATCACCGGGGAACAGATACCTGACATTAGCAGCGCTGAAGCGCTGCTGGCTGATGTGGATGCCGACGGTACAGATGAGCTGATGCTGAATACTGAACAGGCCAGGATCCTGAAACTGGATGATGCAGGCAGCTGGAAAGTACTCTGGGCCAGCACGGATGATAGTTTCCGTTTTGAGGGGTTCGCCTCACTGGGCCCGGATCAGAAGCCACACATTATCGCACTCTCCAAGAGTAATGTCCGCAACAACAGGACCCGTTTCATGACGGGTTATGAATATACTTCACAGGGGCTGCAGCAAAAGTGGCGGGTGTTCTCGGGAATGATTAACCTGACTGCGGCAGATTTTGACGGTGATCAGGAAAATGAGTTGGCAGGTTCCGTCTATAAAAAGCATGTGGTCATGGTGCTGGAGAAACACCGCCTGCCGGTAGTTCCGGCCTTATACGGCCTAACCCTGCTGCTGATACTCACAGGAATTGGCATCAGGCTAAGACAACCTCACACCAGGGAAAGGGGTGGTGCAGATGTATAAGAAAACCATGCTGCCGTTCTTTCTAGTCCTGGTAATACTTATTTTTTCCGGTGGGTGTACCTATAAGTCTGGGCCTAAAACTATGCCCCAGGGTGCAGTAACGGAAAAGGTGAAAACGCTTTTGCCTGACCCTGAAAATACGGCGGAACTCCTGAAAGAGGCTGCCGCCA
Coding sequences:
- a CDS encoding O-antigen ligase family protein; this translates as MLWWKERSLTDRFVVTLLSLLMLYPGIDYILRSVLPIPVFGSLWDELTLITLLTLLGLKLIFSPPERSTGTTRVMGLVMAAGLALLALNLTDLKINIEGYRAMFQYMLVFFTAFYLIHKNEDAKLLLTVAVILGTVLAVHGIWQYIVGVPMPGRWVDAGEAVRTRAFSIINSPNALAGQMAFLAPIALGLAASEKTWPKRLLWLAAAGLLVLCLLFTGTRGAWLAFAFALAVIGVIFDRRLLAAGVVAVILIVLFVPAVSNRISYLFTPEYMSKSAASGRIKRWLDAYDQMTLEPLFGTGLGHYGGAVADRAFGTPSVDNYYMKTLAETGLVGLGLFLWLVGTVLHQGYRAWQALADPRWRYAAAGIFTGLLAVLFHSGVENIFEIPYLSTYFWLAAGLLAGMPYNDAEAGGAANE